A window of the Tachyglossus aculeatus isolate mTacAcu1 chromosome 2, mTacAcu1.pri, whole genome shotgun sequence genome harbors these coding sequences:
- the LOC119942451 gene encoding olfactory receptor 52K1-like, with product MTAVNINISFLNPSIFILVGIPGLEGFHVWFSLPFLLVYIVTILGNCTILLVVTLEESLHTPMHFFLCMLAITDIIGSTTVLPKTLSIFWCDDKEIHIDACLLQMFLIHSLSVMESSILVAMAYDRYIAICDPLRYNSVLTNALIVKIGLAIVARGSVLIAPLCFLVKTLPFCGTNVIANTYCEHMGLVKLACSGLLVSKVYGLTVALSVVGLDSIFIALSYFRIVQAVLRLSSPEARVKAFSTCRAHIAVILMGYIPALFSFLSHRVGHNMAPCVHVIIGNLYILVPPTFNPIVYGMKTKEIRERVLNLFLRRKGLS from the coding sequence ATGACCGCTGTCAACATCAACATCTCTTTCCTGAACCCATCTATATTCATCCTGGTTGGGATCCCAGGATTGGAAGGTTTCCATGtctggttctccctccccttcttgctCGTCTACATTGTCACCATCCTGGGGAACTGCACCATCTTGCTGGTCGTTACCCTGGAAGAATCACTGCACACACCTATGCACTTCTTCCTCTGCATGTTGGCCATTACCGACATCATAGGCTCCACTACAGTCCTGCCCAAGACCCTGTCCATCTTCTGGTGTGACGACAAGGAGATCCACATAGATGCCTGTCTGCTCCAGATGTTCCTCATCCACTCGCTGTCGGTCATGGAGTCCAGCATCCTAGTTGccatggcctatgaccgctacatCGCCATCTGCGATCCGCTGCGCTACAACTCGGTGCTCACCAACGCACTCATTGTGAAGATCGGGTTGGCTATTGTGGCCCGGGGATCAGTTTTGATTGCCCCTTTGTGCTTCCTGGTTAAGACACTGCCATTTTGCGGTACTAATGTCATCGCCAACACCTACTGCGAACACATGGGGCTCGTCAAGCTAGCCTGCTCAGGTCTCCTTGTCAGCAAGGTCTATGGTTTGACAGTAGCCCTCTCTGTCGTGGGCCTGGACTCCATTTTCATTGCTCTATCCTATTTCAGGATCGTCCAGGCGGTCCTCCGGCTGTCCTCCCCAGAAGCTCGAGTCAAGGCCTTCAGCACTTGTAGGGCTCACATTGCAGTGATCCTCATgggctacatcccagccctcttctccttcctcagccATCGTGTCGGCCACAACATGGCCCCCTGTGTCCATGTCATCATCGGCAACCTCTACATCCTGGTGCCCCCCACTTTCAACCCTATTGTGTATGGGATGAAGACCAAGGAGATCCGGGAAAGGGTGCTCAACCTGTTCCTTAGGAGGAAGGGCCTCTcttga